Proteins found in one Aethina tumida isolate Nest 87 chromosome 1, icAetTumi1.1, whole genome shotgun sequence genomic segment:
- the LOC109597352 gene encoding dnaJ homolog subfamily C member 21 — protein sequence MKCYYEVLNVARDANDTDIKSAYRKLALKWHPDKNLDNAEEAKEQFQIVQQAYEVLSDRQERAWYDNHREQILRGSNTEFEDNCLDVFQYFTTSCFKGYDDSEKGFYTVYRTVFEKIAKEDMEFMEDKEEFCEIPSFGNSQSSYEEVVAPFYAYWMSYSTKKTYVWLDPYNINETRERRVLKLIEKENKKVRQRAKKERNEEIRNLVAFVRKRDKRVQIFNKLNEERILENRKKQEEISKQKRLERIKQHESTEQAEWAKFDNVKSQLEQIEKHVAEEFGESGSENELDDDDINSLYCPACNKLFKTLKAFENHESSKKHRENVERLKQEMLDEEYMSISDESEVSDVLEDLSVETEDTEQNNEINQEILDSEENEQSDVQSEPEVKIKNKKKNKKSKNVLNANLNDQEKEISTSVIDSDDDFDFNSSKKQKKKNKKNVKQKGQVDLNEIKIDEEKGEAGKTNGKKKKEKKSKKDDSVLFELDINHCCVTCNSNFPSKNKLFEHLKKTGHGVYIDKKAAKQKKGNINEV from the coding sequence ATGAAGTGCTATTACGAAGTTTTGAATGTGGCACGAGATGCAAATGATACCGACATCAAAAGTGCCTATCGAAAATTGGCTTTGAAGTGGCACCCTGACAAAAATCTGGACAATGCAGAAGAAGCCAAGGAACAATTTCAGATAGTACAGCAAGCTTATGAGGTTCTAAGTGATAGACAGGAAAGAGCATGGTATGACAACCACCGTGAGCAGATTCTAAGAGGTTCGAACACTGAGTTTGAAGATAACTGTTTAGATGTATTCCAATATTTCACCACGTCCTGTTTCAAGGGATATGATGACTCAGAGAAAGGCTTTTACACAGTGTATAGGACAGTGTTTGAAAAAATTGCCAAGGAGGACATGGAATTTATGGAAGACAAGGAAGAGTTTTGTGAGATACCAAGTTTTGGAAACTCACAGAGTAGTTATGAAGAAGTGGTTGCGCCCTTTTATGCTTATTGGATGAGCTATTCCACTAAGAAGACCTATGTCTGGCTGGATCCatacaatattaatgaaacCAGAGAAcgaagggttcttaaattaatagaaaaagagAACAAGAAAGTTAGGCAAAGAgcaaaaaaagaaagaaatgaAGAAATCAGAAATTTAGTTGCCTTTGTCAGAAAAAGGGATAAAcgtgttcaaatatttaataaattaaatgaagaaaGAATTCTGGAAAACAGGAAAAAACAGGAAGAAATAAGTAAACAAAAACGTCTAGAAAGGATTAAGCAACATGAATCAACTGAACAAGCTGAGTGGGCCAAGTTTGATAATGTTAAATCACAATTGGAACAAATTGAGAAACATGTTGCTGAGGAATTTGGTGAATCAGGTTCAGAAAATGAATTGGATGATGATGACATCAACAGTTTATATTGTCCtgcatgtaataaattatttaagacatTAAAAGCCTTTGAAAACCATGAATCTAGTAAGAAGCATAGGGAAAATGTTGAAAGACTAAAACAAGAAATGTTGGATGAAGAATACATGTCTATATCTGATGAAAGTGAAGTCAGTGATGTTTTAGAAGATTTAAGTGTAGAGACAGAGGACACagaacaaaataatgaaattaatcaagaaattTTAGATAGTGAAGAAAATGAACAGTCAGATGTTCAATCAGAACCTgaagtcaaaattaaaaataagaaaaagaataagaagtctaaaaatgttttaaatgctAATTTGAATGATCaagagaaagaaattagtACAAGTGTAATTGATTCAGATGatgattttgatttcaatTCTAGCAAGAaacaaaagaagaaaaacaaaaagaatgtGAAACAGAAAGGGCAAGTAGATTTAAATGAGATTAAAATTGATGAGGAGAAAGGGGAAGCTGGGAAAACAAATGgaaaaaagaagaaagaaaaaaagtcAAAGAAGGATGACAGTGTCCTATTTGAACTGGATATAAATCATTGTTGTGTTACttgtaattcaaattttccatcaaaaaataaattatttgaacacTTAAAAAAGACAGGTCATGGTGTATACATTGACAAAAAAGcggcaaaacaaaaaaaaggcAATATAAATGAAgtgtaa
- the LOC109597381 gene encoding UPF0585 protein CG18661 has translation MQYIKRFISSSPIMSFSQKINYPSADRNKSYILEVLQKELDESTKANVLEIASGTGQHASYFAQSFPNFIFQPSEYDKSLFESISAYADDTPTNNVKQPLQIDVTQDFSNIGVFDYIINVNMFHITPFKCTIGFFENGSKVLKTGGKIVTYGPYKVNGVLEPASNVQFDAGLRRQNVEWGVRDIKDLKAIAEQYRIMLLRSYDLPSNNKCLVWQKL, from the exons ATGCAATATATAAAACGTTTTATATCAAGCAGTCCTATAATGAG TTTcagtcaaaaaattaactacCCATCCGCAGATAGGAATAAGTCTTACATATTGGAGGTGTTACAGAAGGAGTTAGATGAATCAACGAAAGCAAATGTTTTGGAAATAGCCTCGGGCACAGGTCAACATGCTTCTTATTTCGCACAAAGCTTTCCCAATTTCATCTTCCAACCTTCAGAGTACGATAAATCGTTGTTCGAAAGCATCTCTGCATATGCGGATGACACACCTACAAACAACGTAAAACAACCACTTCAAATCGACGTTACGCAGGATTTTTCGAATATCGGTGTATTTGATTATATCATTAACGTGAACATGTTCCACATAACCCCGTTTAAATGCACCATTGGGTTTTTCGAGAATGGCAGTAAAGTACTTAAAACTGGAGGAAAGATTGTGACATATGGACCCTACAAAGTTAACGGAGTACTCGAACCAGCTTCCAATGTTCAATTTGACGCAGGATTAAGGAGGCAAAACGTTGAATGGGGTGTGAGGGACATAAAAGATTTGAAAGCAATAGCTGAACAATATAGGATTATGTTATTGAGAAGCTATGATCTACCAtccaataataaatgtttagtatggcaaaaattgtaa
- the LOC109597379 gene encoding LHFPL tetraspan subfamily member 2a protein, with the protein MGYFILTTRSLTWMLVSLLSALMMFSALLNPSWLTTRSQSVTIGNETVTFTPSVGLYAKCGKPISINHSACTIIPLRGLATSSEIFPTIWKIAMVFLCMGLTIMSVTVLNSLISCCYQSIFRKSIFTLSGMAQAVAGICYILTVMLYPMAWGTSRVQKLCGRDASPFYMDGCSIGNGLWLAVLGTILSFVCACLSVLAEKSTSSDKVQDEIYKGHKFICLK; encoded by the exons ATGGGTTACTTCATACTTACCACCCGAAGCCTAACGTGGATGCTCGTGAGCCTGTTGTCCGCATTGATGATGTTTAGTGCCTTATTGAATCCTTCTTGGCTCACAACTCGATCTCAGAGCGTTACCATTGGGAATGAAACGGTAACATTTACCCCTAGTGTCGGACTATATGCCAAATGCGGCAAACCTATTAGCATTAACCACTCGGCTTGTACAATAATACCATTAAGAGGTTTGGCTACCAGTTCGGAAATTTTCCCGACAATATGGAAAATTGCGATGGTGTTCTTGTGCATGg gttTAACAATTATGTCTGTGACAGTGTTGAATAGTTTAATAAGCTGTTGTTACCAAAGTATATTCAGAAAGAGCATTTTTACCTTATCTGGAATGGCACAAGCTGTTGctg GAATTTGCTACATTTTGACGGTAATGCTATACCCTATGGCCTGGGGTACTTCAAGGGTTCAGAAATTGTGTGGTCGAGATGCGTCTCCATTTTATATGGATGGGTGTTCAATTGGAAATGGACTTTGGTTGGCCGTTTTAGGGACAATACTAAGCTTTGTGTGCGCGTGTCTTTCGGTACTTGCGGAGAAGTCCACGAGTAGCGATAAAGTCCAGGATGAAATTTACAAGGgacacaaatttatttgcttAAAATAA
- the LOC126264283 gene encoding leucine-rich repeat-containing protein 71-like, whose protein sequence is MSSFVKESKRKTSRHSSSASIDYEQIFLYRFKQQCVKNKLEPTPILTCINQNVGKPRQLMTKHGEIILYKDPDSNTEMIIVKNWNVPEAILITIGQSLDYSNIRILKLEFCNLHEGHVSILETILLNNINIMELNLSGNPLLRSFLHDIINTGNLNYISMRFCQIDSEDTKRIFSVLKTFNSSRVLYLNLSTNNINDGGCIYIAEVLRINRSLLSLNLADNKITDVGCEIIASAFKTFQLTPEEIFEKRKAKFNFLKTVDSKTNTGKELTKKSSRTSTKKIKSRSIIKDRSSTTTQSSTRSSKASLNVLETKVCQHPFVIDSYEENSNIYCKGNNSMNHLNLSYNKIGEIGITYILSAVLHQKEEFKARGLTEVLLEGNDCKSDCSQLQSINEILSTKCGESLEGLQKLASKTRRHSQKI, encoded by the exons ATGTCTAGCTTTGTAAAGGAGTCGAAAAGGAAGACTTCTCGCCACTCTAGTTCTGCCTCAATAGATTACGAACAAATATTCTTATACAGGTTCAAGCAGCAATGTGTGAAGAACAAACTTGAACCAACACCTATATTAACATgtataaatcaaaatgttgGCAAG CCCAGACAACTAATGACTAAACACGGAGAAATCATACTTTATAAAGATCCTGACAGTAATACGGAAatgataattgttaaaaattggaaCGTCCCAGAAGCTATTCTTATAACAATAGGCCAAAGTCTTGACTATTCAAATATTAGGATATTAAA ACTGGAATTCTGTAATCTTCACGAGGGACATGTATCGATTTTAgagacaattttattgaacaatattaatataatggaACTGAATTTAAGTGGCAACCCACTTCTAAGATCATTCTTGCACGATATTATAAATACTGGTAATCTGAATTATATTTCCATGAGGTTTTGTCAAATTGATTCAGAAGATACGAAAAGAATTTTTAGCGTATTGAAAACATTCAACAGTAGTCGCGTATTATATCTTAATTTGTCGACCAATAACATTAATGACGGTGGATGTATATACATAGCGGAAGTGTTAAGGATAAACCGATCGCTATTGTCTTTAAATCTTGcagacaataaaattacagatgTAGGATGCGAAATAATCGCCAGTGCATTCAAAACATTTCAGTTAACACCTGAAGAGATCttcgaaaaaagaaaagcaaagtttaattttctcaaaacg GTCGATTCGAAAACAAATACGGGTAAAGAATTAACTAAAAAGTCATCTAGAACATctacgaaaaaaataaaatccaggtcaataataaaag ataGAAGCTCAACTACCACTCAGAGCTCCACAAGAAGCAGCAAAGCTTCTTTAAACGTATTAGAGACAAAAGTTTGTCAACATCCGTTTGTTATTGACTCATATGAAGAGAATAGTAATATCTATTGTAAGGGAAACAATAGCATGAATCACCTGAATCTTTCAT acaacaaaataGGGGAAATTGgaataacatatatattaagtGCGGTGCTCCATCAAAAGGAAGAGTTCAAAGCTAGAGGTTTAACAGAGGTACTGCTGGAGGGAAACGACTGTAAATCGGACTGTAGTCAGTTACAATCCATAAACGAAATACTTTCCACAAAATGCGGAGAAAGCTTGGAAGGTCTACAAAAGCTCGCCTCAAAGACCAGGAGGCACtcgcaaaaaatttaa
- the LOC109597382 gene encoding putative gamma-glutamylcyclotransferase CG2811 isoform X2, with protein sequence MGHLVYDTHDISRLTLFMFLTILTNMSASLHKVFVYGTLKTGEPNHYWFDKDKEGYYKFLFNAKTKEKFPLIIATEFNIPFLLYSPGSGQNVMGEVYEVDDKVLAKLDILEEHPDFYVRELYDVVRSDGDNEIVKVWIYMIKKFKPDYLTHTTYENYSSHGSHGRPYSTSDASTLDDLN encoded by the exons ATGGGCCACCTTGTATATGATACACACGATATTTCAAGACTTACcttgtttatgtttttaacaattctGACG aatatgtcTGCATCATTACACAAGGTTTTTGTCTATGGGACACTGAAAACGGGGGAACCCAATCATTACTGGTTCGACAAGGATAAAGAAGGATATTACAAATTCCTTTTCAAcgcaaaaacaaaagaaaaatttccTTTGATTATAGCGACCGAATTTAACATACCATTCCTTTTATACAGTCCAG GAAGTGGACAAAATGTTATGGGCGAAGTTTACGAGGTGGATGACAAAGTCTTGGCTAAATTGGACATACTAGAGGAGCATCCCGATTTTTATGTAAGAGAATTATACGATGTAGTACGTTCGGATGGTGACAACGAAATCGTAAAAGTGTGGATTTACATGATAAAAAAGTTCAAACCAGATTATCTGACGCACACAACGTATGAAAACTACAGTAGCCACGGAAGCCACGGACGACCATACTCTACAag TGACGCTTCAACATTAGACGACCTTAACTGA
- the LOC109597382 gene encoding putative gamma-glutamylcyclotransferase CG2811 isoform X1: MGHLVYDTHDISRLTLFMFLTILTNMSASLHKVFVYGTLKTGEPNHYWFDKDKEGYYKFLFNAKTKEKFPLIIATEFNIPFLLYSPGSGQNVMGEVYEVDDKVLAKLDILEEHPDFYVRELYDVVRSDGDNEIVKVWIYMIKKFKPDYLTHTTYENYSSHGSHGRPYSTRNFVPVTLQH; encoded by the exons ATGGGCCACCTTGTATATGATACACACGATATTTCAAGACTTACcttgtttatgtttttaacaattctGACG aatatgtcTGCATCATTACACAAGGTTTTTGTCTATGGGACACTGAAAACGGGGGAACCCAATCATTACTGGTTCGACAAGGATAAAGAAGGATATTACAAATTCCTTTTCAAcgcaaaaacaaaagaaaaatttccTTTGATTATAGCGACCGAATTTAACATACCATTCCTTTTATACAGTCCAG GAAGTGGACAAAATGTTATGGGCGAAGTTTACGAGGTGGATGACAAAGTCTTGGCTAAATTGGACATACTAGAGGAGCATCCCGATTTTTATGTAAGAGAATTATACGATGTAGTACGTTCGGATGGTGACAACGAAATCGTAAAAGTGTGGATTTACATGATAAAAAAGTTCAAACCAGATTATCTGACGCACACAACGTATGAAAACTACAGTAGCCACGGAAGCCACGGACGACCATACTCTACAag AAATTTTGTTCCAGTGACGCTTCAACATTAG
- the LOC109597378 gene encoding protein CDV3 homolog isoform X2, which translates to MADLDDFFAKKDRKKSKTNKKFSTTDEVAKKLEDTARKTEKLKKERAPEGDEPNAPVHDQDEWKDFEEEKKDYTGLKIGNLTINANQENSAGTTETSNEQQSGCDESGSDTDKKVGPWKRIDEQQQQEEPKPERKPEPEPPKVTKGAYVPPNMRNPQAQQPTVQNNRLKSKAAPDIHNEEFFPTLSRTNDHKKYDKVLVFPNPKVLNPYTS; encoded by the exons atggcaGATTTAGATGATTTTTTCGCTAAGAAAGACCGTAAAAAGTCCAAgaccaacaaaaaattttcaacaacGGACGAAGTGGctaaaaaattagaagataCTGCCCGAAAGACAGagaaattaaagaaagaaCGGGCCCCAGAGGGAGATGAACCAAATGCTCCAGTTCAT GACCAAGACGAATGGAAGGACTTTGAGGAAGAAAAGAAGGACTACACGGGCCTTAAAATCGGTAACCTCACAATCAACGCCAATCAGGAAAATAGTGCAGGCACTACTGAGACAAGTAATGAACAACAATCCGGCTGCGACGAGAGTGGCTCAGATACGGACAAGAAAGTTGGACCATGGAAACGTATTGACGAGCAGCAACAGCAGGAGGAACCCAAACCTGAAAGGAAACCGGAACCTGAGCCTCCGAAGGTTACTAAAGGTGCATATGTACCACCCAACATGAGGAATCCCCAAGCACAACAACCAACGGTTCAAAACAACCGTTTAAAGTCCAAGGCTGCCCCAGATATCCACAATGAAGAGTTCTTCCCCACATTATCAAGGACAAACGACCATAAAAA ATATGACAAAGTCCTTGTGTTTCCTAATCCAAAAGTCCTTAATCCTTACACCAGTTAA
- the LOC109597382 gene encoding putative gamma-glutamylcyclotransferase CG2811 isoform X3, with translation MSASLHKVFVYGTLKTGEPNHYWFDKDKEGYYKFLFNAKTKEKFPLIIATEFNIPFLLYSPGSGQNVMGEVYEVDDKVLAKLDILEEHPDFYVRELYDVVRSDGDNEIVKVWIYMIKKFKPDYLTHTTYENYSSHGSHGRPYSTRNFVPVTLQH, from the exons atgtcTGCATCATTACACAAGGTTTTTGTCTATGGGACACTGAAAACGGGGGAACCCAATCATTACTGGTTCGACAAGGATAAAGAAGGATATTACAAATTCCTTTTCAAcgcaaaaacaaaagaaaaatttccTTTGATTATAGCGACCGAATTTAACATACCATTCCTTTTATACAGTCCAG GAAGTGGACAAAATGTTATGGGCGAAGTTTACGAGGTGGATGACAAAGTCTTGGCTAAATTGGACATACTAGAGGAGCATCCCGATTTTTATGTAAGAGAATTATACGATGTAGTACGTTCGGATGGTGACAACGAAATCGTAAAAGTGTGGATTTACATGATAAAAAAGTTCAAACCAGATTATCTGACGCACACAACGTATGAAAACTACAGTAGCCACGGAAGCCACGGACGACCATACTCTACAag AAATTTTGTTCCAGTGACGCTTCAACATTAG
- the LOC109597378 gene encoding protein CDV3 homolog isoform X1, producing MADLDDFFAKKDRKKSKTNKKFSTTDEVAKKLEDTARKTEKLKKERAPEGDEPNAPVHDQDEWKDFEEEKKDYTGLKIGNLTINANQENSAGTTETSNEQQSGCDESGSDTDKKVGPWKRIDEQQQQEEPKPERKPEPEPPKVTKGAYVPPNMRNPQAQQPTVQNNRLKSKAAPDIHNEEFFPTLSRTNDHKKNRSEGSFEVVQHNRSSSYRQAEQSKISSSQGPKLNLGNRYNSLSNDS from the exons atggcaGATTTAGATGATTTTTTCGCTAAGAAAGACCGTAAAAAGTCCAAgaccaacaaaaaattttcaacaacGGACGAAGTGGctaaaaaattagaagataCTGCCCGAAAGACAGagaaattaaagaaagaaCGGGCCCCAGAGGGAGATGAACCAAATGCTCCAGTTCAT GACCAAGACGAATGGAAGGACTTTGAGGAAGAAAAGAAGGACTACACGGGCCTTAAAATCGGTAACCTCACAATCAACGCCAATCAGGAAAATAGTGCAGGCACTACTGAGACAAGTAATGAACAACAATCCGGCTGCGACGAGAGTGGCTCAGATACGGACAAGAAAGTTGGACCATGGAAACGTATTGACGAGCAGCAACAGCAGGAGGAACCCAAACCTGAAAGGAAACCGGAACCTGAGCCTCCGAAGGTTACTAAAGGTGCATATGTACCACCCAACATGAGGAATCCCCAAGCACAACAACCAACGGTTCAAAACAACCGTTTAAAGTCCAAGGCTGCCCCAGATATCCACAATGAAGAGTTCTTCCCCACATTATCAAGGACAAACGACCATAAAAA GAATCGCAGTGAAGGGTCATTTGAGGTGGTGCAACACAACCGTTCAAGTTCGTATAGACAGGCAGAACAATCAAAGATTAGTTCTTCACAGGGTCCAAAACTGAATCTTGGGAACCGCTACAATTCTCTAAGTAATGATAGCTAG
- the LOC109597338 gene encoding uncharacterized protein LOC109597338, with product MTFIVFVLLLINVLPAFTANENILCTNYCNDIECSKAITNCDIQNSTHNGILLPSPDICNCCSYCISYLKENEPCFKGSPDGISVTSICGPGLTCSDEEICVTMDTKCFKSIKDYDERKLNGSLGSMEMRPSCDGRGFYAPYKCIPGQTCYCVHHNGTRIFGLSNFTEIPELKLKCGCSRSYYDAVDIIGRKLHPNEHFRCTENGDYDPLQCIGDKCLCVDTKDGSPSLNTTTVNITNIDKLSCYDNKLHTFGYYKKCEVEYLTRLNETRGYKKVISYSLPNCDLDGNYAPLQENDTHKFCVDRSGEVLLAVEKSNTLADNMNCKCIRAASIVTSTDVPHCMDNGNYNPKQCRKGFCRCVDEDGNQICPNASSCPDVEEEDDLQC from the exons ATGACTTTCATCGTGTTCGttctgttattaataaatgtgttaccAGCATTTACagcaaatgaaaatattttatgcacgAACTATTGTAAT gacATAGAATGCAGCAAAGCAATCACCAATTGCGATATTCAAAATTCCACCCATAATGGCATATTACTCCCATCGCCAGATATTTGTAATTGTTGCTCATATTGTATCTCCTATTTAA aagaaaacgAACCATGTTTTAAAGGTAGTCCAGACGGAATATCAGTAACAAGCATATGTGGACCAGGACTTACTTGTTCCGACGAGGAAATCTGTGTAACAA TGGACACTAAATgctttaaaagtataaaagacTACGATGAGCGAAAACTCAATGGTAGTTTGGGCAGCATGGAAATGAGACCAAGTTGCGATGGAAGAGGATTTTATGCACCTTATAAATGCATACCGGGTCAAAC CTGTTACTGCGTACATCACAATGGTACACGAATTTTTGGATTATCCAATTTCACTGAAATTCCTGAATTGAAACTCAAATGTG GATGTTCAAGGAGTTATTATGATGCTGTGGACATAATTGGAAGGAAGCTTCATCCAAATGAACATTTCAGGTGTACGGAAAATGGAGATTATGATCCGTTACAATGCATTGGAGACAAATGTTTGTGCGTTGACACTAAAGATGGTTCTCCCAGTTTAAATACAACCACAGTAAATATTACGAATATTGATAAACTATCTTGTT atgataataaattacacacaTTTGGCTACTACAAAAAATGCGAGGTTGAATATTTAACGAGGCTAAATGAAACTAGAGGatacaaaaaagttatatCTTATTCACTGCCGAATTGTGATTTAGACGGTAATTACGCACCACTGCAGGAAAATGACACACA taaattttgtGTGGATAGATCTGGGGAAGTTCTATTGGCAGTAGAAAAAAGTAACACACTTGCTGATAACATGAACTGCA aatgcATAAGAGCTGCTAGCATTGTTACGTCAACAGATGTGCCTCACTGTATGGACAACGGTAACTACAACCCCAAACAATGCCGAAAGGGATTTTGTAGATGTGTCGATGAAGATGGGAATCAAATTTGCCCAAATGCTTCTTCATGTCCTgacgttgaagaagaagacGATCttcaatgttaa
- the LOC126266548 gene encoding uncharacterized protein LOC126266548 → MSDIQERSVVEALHRIKVKNEQWAFKYHDLSKQYISLQEHLRDIAERSQFLKDIRLPRKEDKRVIRVPKTSNALCGWLVTRKDFNIDLCSDLFVPLPLPTHFVLHTEIFAPQ, encoded by the exons ATGTCAGACATTCAGGAAAGATCTGTGGTTGAGGCCTTACATcgaattaaagttaaaaatgagCAATGGGCATTTAAATATCACGACCTAAGTAAACAATACAT ATCATTACAAGAGCACTTAAGAGACATAGCAGAGAGGTCGCAGTTTTTGAAAGACATCAGACTGCCAAGAAAGGAAGATAAAAGAGTGATTCGCGTGCCAAAAACATCAAACGCATTATGTGGATGGTTAGTAACTCGCAAAGACTTCAATATAGACCTGTGCAGCGACTTATTCGTTCCTCTGCCTTTGCCCACACATTTTGTCCTACACACAGAAATATTTGCCCCACAGTAA